Within the Persephonella sp. genome, the region GTATGTCTTATAATAGTTTTAGTTAGGAATAATATTACCGAGGCTAAGATGGATATACTGCATAATATTGCATTATGGATTTTGGACTTATTTGACCACGGGTTAAAAGCATTTGAACCTTTACAGGGGAGAGTTGATTTAGATGAAAAAAAATATACTGCAATGCAGGGGATTGTGCACTTTATAGGTTGGTCTGTTGCTATAGGAATTATCATCTGGGTATTTAAATATATGAAAAAACATGCCCAGCAAGATGAAAGAATGAAAAAGTATTACGGTAAATCAGAAGAGGATAAACCTCAAAATTGAAACTCTTTTTGAAGAACTTTTTCCTTTTTATCTTTCCATGAAAGTTTTCTCAAGATTGTAATCACTACTTTATCCGGTTTTGAATCAATAAAGAAATCCATCTCTTTCCATTTTCCAAATTTTAGAGGGTCTTTGGAATTTATTATCTGCATCTGATTAAAGATTTCATCTCCATTTTTAAATCCTGTCAAGTATATATAAAGCTTAGGTTTTCCGTTATCAGCTGTAGGAACTGAATGGGGTATTCCTGTGTTTTTTATGCTAAGGGTAAGGATATCATCATCAATGGAAACCTTAACCTGAAAATCCTTTTCAGAGGCTATAGAAGCAGGAAATTTATGGGAATGGATATCTTTTTTAGAATGCAGGTATGTAAACGGGAATTTTTGGATAAGTCTGCCCTTTTTGGCTGGCATGTGGCATTCCTGACAGTTTCTCTTTGAAGCTGTCTGTTGCCATTGCTGATAAGTTTTTTGATGGCAGGAAGAACAAACCTTTGATGTTATATAAACAGGGTCATAAGTGGAGTAGTGAGGCGGAGAAAATACATCATAGGGACCATGCATTGAATTTGTTTCTTCTTTGTAATGGCAGGAAAAGCAGTTAACTCCTTCTTTCCTAAGTTTATTTCTTAGCTGTGGTTTTTCTTCAGGATGTATCTCAAGGGGTGCGTGGCAGGAAAGACATTTAGTTTTAGTATGGTTATTACTTGCTTCTATATAATGGGGAGAAGTCCATGCTTTTGCATGTCTGGAATCAAGCCATTGGTTGTATATGTTTTGATGGCATTCTGAACATCTTTTGGCAGGAGGACGCTGGAGCAGGTCCTCCTCTAAGAATAATTTTTCTACTTTGTCGCAACCTGCTATGAAAGCCGCTAATAATAGCAGGAGTAAAGGCATTTTTAATCACCAAATTTTTCTTTAAGCAAATAAAGTGTTTGGTGAACATTATGGCATTTAACACAATTGTTTTGTGCTATCCAGCCGATATGGGTTGAAATAGCTTTTTTGTCTGATTTTTTGATAGCTTCCTGAAGGGCATTTATATGCTTTTGAGTTCTCTCTCCAAAGTATATCTTTTCTGAACCTTCTTCCTGTGTATGACACTCACTGCAGGATTGGGATAATCCTTTCAGTCTTTTTGTAAATGAAAGACCGGCTTTTTTTGCTTCTTTGTTTTTTCCTTCTGTAAGGTATACTTTCAGCAGTTTCATATCATTTGCTACATTTTTCATATAATCGCCGTATTCAAGCTTTTGACCGGATACCGGGTCTTCAACATTTATTTTCTTAAAATCAGGGGTATGATATTTAACTTTTACAGAGGCCTGATATGTTCTATGACACTGGACACAGGTTCTTCCTATTGCTTTTAGATTTTCCATTGCTGTTGCTTTGTCTTTGTTTTTAACTGCTTCTATTAATTTCTCTGCATTGGCTTTTTTTAGGTTTCTATCCCATTTTTTGACCATTTGGCCGATTTTTAGATAATTTTCCTGTAATTTTTTAGCCCATAATTGTGCATTCTGCCAGTCTTCTCCTTTAAGATTTACAACCAGACCGGTCATTGATGTTGAAAGCTGATGCATCAGGCTTAGAAATTCATATTTTTCAGATTTAGGTGGATAGTATTTTGAAAGTTCATCTGGGGGGTCTTTCAGTTTTACATTTTTTGCAAAAGCAGATGTAAGTAGTAATAAACTTAATATCCCTGCTAAAGCTCTCATTTTTGTCCCTCCTGTCTTTTTATTTTATAAATTTGCAGGAGGGGAATTTATCTTTTTATGGCCATAATCATAAAAACAGGATAATCTCTTTTTTGCCCTTCTCTTTCTTTGGTTATGGTATGGACTATCTGGTATTTGACTTTTTCCAGACCGCTTTCTTTTAGCCAGTTTTCAACCTCTTTCTCATCAAAGCCAAAATGTTTTACATCTGTATTATCTGAATGAAATGTGCCATCTTCTTTGTAGAGGTCTATTACTGCAATATAGCCCCCTGTTTTAAGATATTCCTTTAGCTTTTTTAGGACTTCAATTGGGTCATCAAGATGGTGAAATGTCATTGAGGTGATAATCAGGTCAAAATCCTTTTCAGGAAAGCCCTCTGATATAATGTCATGTTTATAAATTCTTATGTTGTTTATATTATTTTTCTCAATTTTTTCTTTGAAAACATTAAGCATTCCTTCAGAAAGGTCAAAAGCTACAATCTCTTTTACGTAAGGTGCAAGCATTATATCCAGAATACCTGTGCCTGCTCCTATATCCATAACTTTAAAGCTCTTGGTATCAGGAAGATTGTTTAAAATAGCCTTCAGGAAATCCTCAGACCTTTTGTATTTTTCCGGGGTGTCGTATCTGTTTGCAACTGCGTCAAATCTTTTTCCTATATCCATCAGTCAATCCTGTAAAAATGGGATTTAGGATATTCACAAACAGGACATCTCCACTTATCAGGAAGTTCCTCAAATCTTATTCCTGGGGAAATAGCCCTTTTTTCATCTCCTTTTTCAGGGTCATATATATACCCGCAGACTTTACATCTAAACCTGCCTATAGTCCTGTCCTTGATAATCACCTTTTCCTTCATATCTAAAATATAGCATAAAATTCATATCTTTGAATTTTGTAGAATTATCTTGTGCAAGCTATTAAGACAATAATTATAAATTGTAGTAGTTCCTTATTAATAATTTTCAATAATTTTCAAAACAGCATTTATATGTTTTTCTCCATGCTTCTTGCACCAATCACTTTCGATTTTATAATACTTAAAATTGCTTTTCTTTTTTGTATAATATTTTTTCCAAGGACTAATATTTTCGCCTTTTAAACATCCACAAGAAATAACTAAGTAATTCTTAAACTTTTCTTGATTTAAAACATTATATATGTTTTCATCAATTCCTATTACCGTTTTGTTAGAAAAACGTTTCACATTTTTCGAGATTAATGCTGCATTATTGATAGCATTACCTGCCCAAACAAAGAATTTATCATCTCCTCTTTGTCCAATTAGTTTTACTAATAGATCTCCTTTAGAAATTCCGATTCCAAAAGAAAGATTTACACCATATTTATTTTTGAATTTTTCCCTTACATACTCTTCTTGAAACGTTTTGAACGTTTTAGCTGCCAGAAAAGCTTTAATTTCCGCATATTCACCAGAGAAAAGAGATATTCCCCCATCTCCTTTTATGTCAATAAATTCGGAACCAAAGCTTTTGCTAATCTTTACAAATGGATATCCCGTATACTCTAAAAATTTAGCATAAACTCTTTTTGTTTTTCTATTAGAGATCTGTGTTGAATTCTTTAAATCTACAAGAACAACTACAACGTTATCAACTCTATTCCAAATTGGCTTTTCTACTTTTGCATTATTTATTGCTTGTTCTATAGTATTGTAGGTTTCTATTCTAATATTTTCTAAATAGCTTAGTTTTTCTTTTAATTTCTCAAAGAAACCCCAAAGTTCCATGAGAATTTAGCCCTATATATTTTGGGTAGTTAATGCTAGTTTTTTATATCCTATTTTATATATTTAATTTTATTTTCTACATGTAGTAGTTTTAGAGATTACCCTTATATGTTTTCGAGATTGATTTTGAATATTTTGCATAATCAGCCATCAAAGAAAAATATTAGATATGTGTGCTCATGTCTATAAAATTATAAGATATTGTTGCTTAATTAATAATGTGTTCTGAAATTTTTATTGCCTTTCAGAATATATTTTTATCCAAAATCCAAATTTTCATCTGTTTCAAGTGCTATATCCAAATCTGAGAAATATGAGGCTCTTCCGGTGGCAAAGGAACTAAAAAGATAAAGCCTGAATGAAATTTTAATATTTTCCCTGAAAATGCTCACAATCTCTTCTAAAAGCCTTGCTATTTTTTCATCTTTGTAAGACAAACTTTTTATCTTTTCCATACTATAAAGTCTAATTACCTTTGAGTTTGTTGTAAACTAATAAAAAAAATAATAGGAGGAAGGAATGGTAACAGCAAGTTTGATAGATATTGAAGGAACAGTTTCACCTATAACATTTGTAAAGGATGTTCTGTTTCCTTATTCAGAAGAAAAAATGGAAAAGTTTATAAAAGAAAACAAAGACAAACCTGAAATAAAAAATATTCTCCAGCAGGTTCAGGGGATAGAAGGAAAGGATATGGATATAGATGAGATAATCCAGATATTAAAAAGATGGATAAAAGAGGACAGGAAAATAGCACCTTTGAAAGATATACAGGGATTTATATGGAAAGAAGGCTTTGAAAGTGGTCAGATAAAAGCTCCTCTTTATGAAGATGCATACCGCAAAATGAAAGAATGGAAAGAAAAGGGATATAAGCTTTATATTTACTCTTCCGGTTCTGTTCAGGCTCAAAAATTATTTTTCTCTCATACAGATAAGGGGGATATTCTGGACTGGTTTTCAGGGCATTTTGATACCAAAATAGGAAACAAAAAAGAGTCAGAATCTTACCGCAAAATCGCACAGGAGATAGGACTAAAGCCTGAAGAAATACTATTTTTATCAGACAATCTTGATGAGATAAAAGCTGCTGCACAGGCAGGAATGAAAGTTTACAGACTGGTAAGGCCGCAAGATGCGGAATATATTGAAAATTTTGAATACCCTCAAATAAAAAGTTTTGACGAGGTTCAACTGTGAAGAAAGGACTTGTTATAGATAGAGAAGCGCAGATGATAGGGGTTTATACCCTTGATGATAAGAAGACATACAGAGGAATACCCAGAAAAAAAGTGTTAAAAAAGACAAAGATATATGCAGGAGATTATGTTTACGGTGAAGTTGTTGATGAAAACACATTTGCCATAGAACAGGTGGAAGAAAGGAAAAATTTCCTTGTCAGGCCACCTGTTGCAAATGTTGATAAAGTGCTGATTGTTTCTGCTATAAAAATGCCCGAGTTTGATAATTTCCTGATGGACAATCTACTTGTTGTTTATGAACATTTTCAGACAGACCCGGTTATTATTTTTAATAAGATTGACCTGCTTAATCAAGAAGAAAAAGCAGAATTGGAAAAATGGACACAGATTTACACAGATGCCGGTTATGATGTGCTCTGGGTCAGTGCAGCTAAAAATGAGGGAATTCAGAAACTAACAGACTATCTGGAAGGAATGATTTGCGTTCTTGCAGGACCTTCAGGAGTAGGTAAGTCTTCAATCCTATCCAGACTTGTTGGTGTTCAGCTGGAAGTAAGGGAAGTTAGCGAGAAAACAGAAAGGGGAAGACATACAACAACAGGTGTAAGGCTGTTTCCATTTGGGGAAAACTCATTCATAGGCGACACCCCTGGATTTTCCAGCGTTGATGCGCTGTATTTCCTTAAACCAAATGAAGTAAGGCTTTATTTCAGAGAGTTCCTGAGATACGACTGTAAGTTCCCTGATTGCACACACACCAGAGAACCGGGATGTCAGGTCAGGGAAGCAGTAAAGAACGGTGAAATATCCTGTGAAAGATACAAAAACTACATAAAAATAATAAAGGAAGACCCTGCCTTATGGCAGGAATTATGTCAATAGATGGAGCTTATAGACTGCTCCTCTTCTTCTTTATTTTCTGGTTTTTGTATGTTTTCCCCTTCAATTAATCTTTCTGCCAGATAGTCTGCAAGGTGGACAACTTTTATATTTTTGTAATCTCCGTGTTTATACATTCCATCAGCTATGTTAAATATACAACCTGGGCAGTCACTTAGGACATACTGAGCTTGGGTTTTTTCTATATCTTTAACCTTTCTCTTTTGTATTTCTGTAGCAACTTCATAATTTGATACTGAGAAATATCCTGCAAAACCACAACACATCATTGCATCTTCACCTTCTACATACTCAGCATCTATAACACCTTTCAGAAGGTCTCTGTAAACGTTCGGGTCTGTTGACATAGCTGTGTATGAGTGACATGGAAAGTGAAATGTTACCCTTTCACCTTCTCCTTTGAACACCAGATAACCTTCTTCTCTCAGTATCTCTGCAAAGTCTTTTACAGGATAGCCATATTCCTCTTGGAGAGCTCCACCACAGGTTGGACATGCAACAACGATATAATCAAATTCATACTTATCTATCTCTTCCTTGTTGTGTTTGTAAAGTTTTTCAAACAGTTCAACATAACCACCGTATAACTGGGGTGCACCGCAACATCTTATATTTTCAGGGACAACAACCTCGTAACCTGCCTTTTCCATAAGTTTTATAACACTTTCACCTGTTTTGCCGTAAAAGGCATCTATCATGCAACCTGTAAAGAATAATAGTCTTCCCTTGGGTTTTTCAGGTTTTACCTCTACTCCCCTTAGACCAAATGGTTTTGCTGTTGGTTTAGGAAGTAGTTTTGTAAACTTTGGAATTCCTGTATTAAGAAAAACTGCGTTATATTCAGGGACATCTTTTTTAAACATCTTTCCATAAGCATTCATCAAAGAAGGGGCAAATTTCATAGATACCTTTGTTACAAAATTACCTGTCATTGCAAGGCCTTGGTAGACAGCTGTTTTAACAGGGTCAAACTTGGATTTTTTCTTTTCCTCGGCCATAGCCCTTGCCCTGAACATAATATCCTTGTATTCAACTTCATTAGGGCATATC harbors:
- the rsgA gene encoding ribosome small subunit-dependent GTPase A; protein product: MKKGLVIDREAQMIGVYTLDDKKTYRGIPRKKVLKKTKIYAGDYVYGEVVDENTFAIEQVEERKNFLVRPPVANVDKVLIVSAIKMPEFDNFLMDNLLVVYEHFQTDPVIIFNKIDLLNQEEKAELEKWTQIYTDAGYDVLWVSAAKNEGIQKLTDYLEGMICVLAGPSGVGKSSILSRLVGVQLEVREVSEKTERGRHTTTGVRLFPFGENSFIGDTPGFSSVDALYFLKPNEVRLYFREFLRYDCKFPDCTHTREPGCQVREAVKNGEISCERYKNYIKIIKEDPALWQELCQ
- a CDS encoding (Fe-S)-binding protein, which codes for MGDIIDVTLPENLAHQCVKCSACRSVCPTYSVVKQERSSPRGRLALAEAVVDGVLPLTEEIAQQWNECAMCRRCEWICPNEVEYKDIMFRARAMAEEKKKSKFDPVKTAVYQGLAMTGNFVTKVSMKFAPSLMNAYGKMFKKDVPEYNAVFLNTGIPKFTKLLPKPTAKPFGLRGVEVKPEKPKGRLLFFTGCMIDAFYGKTGESVIKLMEKAGYEVVVPENIRCCGAPQLYGGYVELFEKLYKHNKEEIDKYEFDYIVVACPTCGGALQEEYGYPVKDFAEILREEGYLVFKGEGERVTFHFPCHSYTAMSTDPNVYRDLLKGVIDAEYVEGEDAMMCCGFAGYFSVSNYEVATEIQKRKVKDIEKTQAQYVLSDCPGCIFNIADGMYKHGDYKNIKVVHLADYLAERLIEGENIQKPENKEEEEQSISSIY
- a CDS encoding adenylate/guanylate cyclase domain-containing protein, which gives rise to MELWGFFEKLKEKLSYLENIRIETYNTIEQAINNAKVEKPIWNRVDNVVVVLVDLKNSTQISNRKTKRVYAKFLEYTGYPFVKISKSFGSEFIDIKGDGGISLFSGEYAEIKAFLAAKTFKTFQEEYVREKFKNKYGVNLSFGIGISKGDLLVKLIGQRGDDKFFVWAGNAINNAALISKNVKRFSNKTVIGIDENIYNVLNQEKFKNYLVISCGCLKGENISPWKKYYTKKKSNFKYYKIESDWCKKHGEKHINAVLKIIENY
- a CDS encoding nucleotidyltransferase domain-containing protein, producing MEKIKSLSYKDEKIARLLEEIVSIFRENIKISFRLYLFSSFATGRASYFSDLDIALETDENLDFG
- a CDS encoding class I SAM-dependent methyltransferase; its protein translation is MDIGKRFDAVANRYDTPEKYKRSEDFLKAILNNLPDTKSFKVMDIGAGTGILDIMLAPYVKEIVAFDLSEGMLNVFKEKIEKNNINNIRIYKHDIISEGFPEKDFDLIITSMTFHHLDDPIEVLKKLKEYLKTGGYIAVIDLYKEDGTFHSDNTDVKHFGFDEKEVENWLKESGLEKVKYQIVHTITKEREGQKRDYPVFMIMAIKR
- a CDS encoding rubredoxin, encoding MIIKDRTIGRFRCKVCGYIYDPEKGDEKRAISPGIRFEELPDKWRCPVCEYPKSHFYRID
- a CDS encoding multiheme c-type cytochrome — protein: MPLLLLLLAAFIAGCDKVEKLFLEEDLLQRPPAKRCSECHQNIYNQWLDSRHAKAWTSPHYIEASNNHTKTKCLSCHAPLEIHPEEKPQLRNKLRKEGVNCFSCHYKEETNSMHGPYDVFSPPHYSTYDPVYITSKVCSSCHQKTYQQWQQTASKRNCQECHMPAKKGRLIQKFPFTYLHSKKDIHSHKFPASIASEKDFQVKVSIDDDILTLSIKNTGIPHSVPTADNGKPKLYIYLTGFKNGDEIFNQMQIINSKDPLKFGKWKEMDFFIDSKPDKVVITILRKLSWKDKKEKVLQKEFQF
- the mtnC gene encoding acireductone synthase; this encodes MVTASLIDIEGTVSPITFVKDVLFPYSEEKMEKFIKENKDKPEIKNILQQVQGIEGKDMDIDEIIQILKRWIKEDRKIAPLKDIQGFIWKEGFESGQIKAPLYEDAYRKMKEWKEKGYKLYIYSSGSVQAQKLFFSHTDKGDILDWFSGHFDTKIGNKKESESYRKIAQEIGLKPEEILFLSDNLDEIKAAAQAGMKVYRLVRPQDAEYIENFEYPQIKSFDEVQL